In Peromyscus maniculatus bairdii isolate BWxNUB_F1_BW_parent chromosome 21, HU_Pman_BW_mat_3.1, whole genome shotgun sequence, one DNA window encodes the following:
- the Slc19a1 gene encoding reduced folate transporter, with protein MVPTGQVAEKQACKEPRQDDELQSWRCLVVYLCFFGFMAQLRPGESFITPYLLGPDHNFTAEQVTNEIIPVLPYSHLAVLVPIFLLTDYLRYKPILVLQCLSFVCVWLLLLLGRTVVHMQLMEFFYSVTMAARIAYSSYIFSLVHPSRYQRMASYSRAAVLLGVFTSSVLGQVLFTWEHVSTTMLNYISLGFIIFSLGLSLFLKRPKHSLFFNRSAPVRGALPCELDRMHPGPGRPEPGKLERVLGTCRDSFLVRMLSELVENAQQPQLRLWCLWWVFNSAGYYLITYYVHVLWKNTNNSLTYNGAVDAASTLLSAITSFSAGFVKIRWALWSKSVIASFVAIQAGLVFCMCKVKDIWILYVAFVLFRGAYQFLVPIATFQIASSLSKELCALVFGINTFLATMLKTSITLVVSDKRGLGLKVESQFLIYSLYFLVLFIICLVGAVLDGWRYCRRGRHQPLPLAQELRSPLENSEQVLSVQDGDLRGLRPSAPPLPSEDGVEDSVADLRVEAKA; from the exons ATGGTGCCCACTGGCCAGGTGGCAGAAAAGCAGGcatgcaaggagcccaggcaGGATGACGAACTCCAGTCCTGGCGATGCCTCGTAGTCTACCTCTGCTTCTTTGGCTTCATGGCCCAGTTACGGCCTGGGGAGAGCTTCATCACGCCTTACCTCCTGGGACCGGACCATAACTTCACAGCGGAGCAG GTGACCAACGAGATCATTCCAGTGCTGCCCTACTCCCACCTGGCCGTGCTGGTGCCCATCTTCCTGCTCACGGACTACCTGCGATACAAGCCAATCCTGGTCCTGCAGTGCCTGAGCTTTGTGTGCGTctggctgttgctgctgctgggccGCACCGTAGTGCACATGCAGCTCATGGAGTTCTTCTACAGCGTCACCATGGCCGCGCGCATCGCCTACTCCTCCTACATCTTCTCCCTGGTGCACCCGTCCCGCTACCAGCGCATGGCCAGCTACTCGAGGGCCGCGGTGCTGCTGGGAGTCTTCACCAGCTCGGTGTTGGGCCAGGTGCTGTTTACCTGGGAGCATGTCTCCACCACCATGCTCAACTACATCTCCCTGGGTTTTATTATCTTCAGCCTGGGCCTCTCCCTCTTCCTAAAGCGCCCTAAGCACAGCCTCTTTTTCAACCGCAGTGCACCTGTGCGCGGAGCCTTGCCCTGTGAGCTGGACCGGATGCACCCGGGCCCTGGCCGACCAGAGCCTGGGAAACTAGAGCGGGTGCTGGGCACTTGCAGGGACTCCTTCCTGGTGCGCATGCTCAGCGAACTGGTGGAAAACGCACAGCAACCACAGCTGCGCCTCTGGTGCCTCTGGTGGGTCTTCAACTCGGCGGGCTACTACCTGATCACCTACTATGTACACGTCCTGTGGAAGAACACTAACAACAGCCTCACCTACAACGGCGCCGTAGATGCTGCCTCCACACTGCTGA gcgCCATCACGTCCTTCTCTGCGGGCTTTGTGAAGATCCGCTGGGCTCTGTGGTCAAAGTCGGTCATCGCAAGTTTTGTAGCCATCCAGGCTGGGCTGGTTTTCTGTATGTGCAAGGTCAAAGATATCTGGATACTCTACGTGGCCTTCGTGCTTTTCCGTGGGGCCTACCAGTTCCTTGTGCCCATTGCCAC TTTTCAGATCGCATCTTCCCTGTCTAAAGAGCTCTGTGCCTTGGTCTTCGGGATCAACACATTCCTTGCCACGATGCTCAAGACCTCCATCACACTGGTGGTCTCTGACAAGCGGGGTCTGGGCCTCAAAGTCGAAAGTCAG TTTCTTATCTACTCCTTGTACTTCCTGGTGCTGTTCATCATCTGCTTGGTGGGGGCTGTGCTGGATGGCTGGAGATACTGCCGGCGTGGCCGCCACCAGCCCCTGCCCCTGGCCCAGGAGCTGAGGAGTCCCTTGGAGAATTCTGAGCAGGTGCTGAGTGTACAGGATGGAGACCTAAGGGGACTGCGGCCCtcagcgccaccactgccctcagAGGATGGCGTAGAGGACAGCGTGGCAGACTTGAGAGTCGAAGCCAAGGCCTGA